A portion of the Lolium rigidum isolate FL_2022 chromosome 1, APGP_CSIRO_Lrig_0.1, whole genome shotgun sequence genome contains these proteins:
- the LOC124684180 gene encoding putative disease resistance protein RGA1, giving the protein MADPLTAAVAVGWGMKAAGWVASPIISDLFKKASSYLGFDASEKLSELEPKILLLERVMGAVEESPYRPRLEGLYSKLKSAFYEAEEILDDVEYYRLEKKIQDGKVKSEVAGPSRPLKQIWSVVVKSSPLKHQESGMSTVELKKKLERIEKVINDACKVLKLMNLPSISGGNQSHVVAANLRGSVTTSRPVSKIIGRDEDCDKIVAMLHEKEEHGQPDSNSVPCYSVVGIHGIGGSGKSSLAQLVCAREKKDSHFDLVMWVHVSQDFSVRTIFMEMFEAATGTLCPQLENLDTLQDKLEEKLRGRRFLLVLDDVWYNIRDATQSENLQQILSPLKAGEAGSKILVTSRTEDALLALGAVKQRCIPISVLDEDVFWKLLMHYALHGVPADDHARRTLGDIGKDIAKNLKGSPLAARIVGGQLHIRPNVEFWRSVRDRDLLNETMGALWWSYHHLREQVKRCFAFCSIFPRRHLLERHELVKLWVAEGFARLTSEGEDMEDVCQEYFDELVSASFLQLKAKKNSHEKDYYLVHDLLHDLAEKAAGSDCFRIENSWEQHGKFPAVEVHPNVRHIFVQRYDEELITKKICQLYNLRTLIIGSGYSWETVGEQVLKCMFKRLRKLRVLTIIAKDFIGSDVSPTVPVPACIGRLRHLRYLAFRPCHEARGRRMILPATFAKLCHMQILDFDSIKKVVFSSCEDISSLVNLRHVICFEDVDLGSIGSLTSLRTMAAFDVKRGQGHELKQLGNLNKLRGQLLIGGLEKVESKAEALEANLASKEGLSTLELSWAWSGEAGLEVQAEVLEGLCPPKDLKSLIIENYKGPRYPSWMHNGGPKHVNRLVLSHCTEPGPELVGFCAHLRQIMISCCSWDALPDYMEHLTSLHTLHISHCRNIRSLPALPQSLEHIHLYECDELSMSSCRIEHLTSLQMLTISSCDGTLSLPTLPQSIKNFNLLTDNEVLLSSCRTAGDPDWQKIKHIPYASIGNSMEIEETAMKMGVVQDQKEAKKIFYRQFLSDVVLRLSRDS; this is encoded by the exons ATGGCGGACCCATTGACTGCTGCTGTCGCAGTAGGATGGGGCATGAAAGCCGCAGGGTGGGTTGCCTCGCCCATCATCTCTGATCTGTTCAAGAAAGCATCCTCATATCTTGGCTTTGATGCATCGGAGAAGCTGAGTGAGCTTGAGCCAAAGATTTTATTGCTGGAGCGGGTGATGGGAGCGGTTGAGGAGAGTCCTTACAGGCCTCGATTGGAGGGGCTCTACAGTAAACTTAAATCTGCGTTCTACGAAGCAGAGGAAATCTTGGATGATGTTGAGTACTACCGTCTGGAGAAGAAGATACAAGATGGCAAGGTCAAGTCAGAGGTTGCCGGGCCTTCACGTCCCTTGAAGCAGATCTGGTCTGTCGTGGTGAAGAGCTCTCCACTAAAACATCAG GAGAGTGGTATGTCAACAGTTGAGTTAAAAAAGAAGCTAGAAAGAATAGAAAAGGTCATAAATGATGCGTGCAAAGttttaaaactgatgaacttgccaAGCATAAGTGGTGGAAACCAGAGCCATGTTGTTGCTGCCAACTTGCGAGGCAGTGTCACTACTTCGAGGCCTGTATCAAAGATTATCGGACGAGATGAAGACTGTGATAAGATCGTAGCAATGCTTCATGAGAAGGAAGAACATGGTCAGCCTGACAGCAATAGTGTTCCATGTTATTCTGTAGTTGGCATTCATGGCATCGGCGGCTCAGGGAAATCATCCCTTGCACAACTTGTGTGTGCCCGTGAGAAGAAGGATAGCCATTTTGACCTTGTAATGTGGGTTCATGTTTCTCAGGATTTTAGTGTGCGTACCATTTTCATGGAAATGTTTGAGGCTGCTACAGGTACTTTGTGCCCTCAATTGGAAAATCTTGACACCTTACAAGATAAGTTGGAGGAGAAACTGCGTGGAAGACGTTTCCTCTTGGTACTAGATGATGTTTGGTACAATATTAGAGATGCAACACAGTCTGAAAATCTGCAACAGATACTCTCGCCTCTCAAGGCTGGAGAGGCAGGAAGCAAGATCCTAGTGACTAGTCGAACTGAAGATGCATTATTAGCTCTGGGTGCCGTGAAGCAGAGATGTATTCCCATATCTGTCCTAGATGAAGATGTCTTCTGGAAATTGCTCATGCATTATGCACTCCACGGCGTACCTGCTGATGATCATGCTCGTAGAACACTGGGAGACATTGGGAAAGATATTGCAAAAAACCTGAAGGGGTCACCTCTAGCAGCCAGAATAGTTGGAGGACAACTGCATATAAGGCCAAACGTCGAGTTCTGGAGAAGCGTTCGTGATCGGGACCTTTTGAACGAGACGATGGGAGCACTGTGGTGGAGCTACCATCATCTTCGTGAGCAGGTCAAGCGATGCTTTGCTTTCTGCAGTATTTTTCCTCGAAGACATTTGTTGGAACGTCACGAGTTAGTAAAGCTATGGGTTGCAGAAGGGTTTGCTAGATTGACTAGTGAAGGGGAGGATATGGAAGATGTTTGCCAGGAATACTTTGATGAACTAGTGTCAGCCTCGTTTCTGCAACTTAAAGCAAAGAAGAATTCTCACGAGAAGGACTACTATTTAGTTCATGATCTGTTGCATGATTTAGCGGAGAAGGCCGCTGGAAGTGACTGTTTCAGAATCGAAAATAGTTGGGAACAGCATGGAAAATTCCCAGCAGTGGAAGTTCATCCAAACGTTCGCCATATTTTTGTTCAGAGATATGATGAAGAATTGATTACTAAGAAGATATGCCAATTGTACAACTTACGGACCCTGATCATTGGTAGTGGATATAGTTGGGAAACAGTTGGGGAGCAAGTTCTGAAGTGTATGTTTAAGAGGCTAAGGAAGTTGCGTGTGCTTACCATAATTGCCAAAGATTTTATAGGTTCTGACGTCTCCCCAACTGTGCCAGTCCCAGCATGTATTGGTCGATTAAGGCACCTGAGATATCTTGCTTTTCGGCCTTGTCATGAGGCTAGAGGTCGGAGGATGATTTTACCGGCAACTTTTGCAAAGCTATGCCACATGCAGATTCTAGATTTTGATTCGATTAAGAAAGTGGTGTTTTCCTCTTGTGAAGATATTTCTAGCCTCGTTAACTTGCGGCATGTAATCTGCTTCGAAGATGTGGATCTTGGAAGCATCGGCAGTCTGACGTCACTCCGAACAATGGCAGCCTTTGATGTAAAAAGGGGACAAGGCCATGAGTTAAAGCAACTCGGGAACCTAAACAAGCTTCGCGGACAGCTGTTGATCGGGGGCCTGGAAAAGGTTGAAAGCAAGGCGGAAGCTCTGGAGGCCAATCTGGCCAGTAAGGAAGGGCTCAGTACACTGGAACTGTCCTGGGCTTGGAGTGGTGAAGCGGGTCTAGAAGTTCAGGCAGAGGTACTAGAGGGTCTTTGCCCACCCAAAGATCTTAAATCACTGATTATCGAAAATTACAAAGGCCCGAGGTATCCAAGTTGGATGCACAACGGTGGCCCAAAGCACGTGAACCGTCTCGTGCTTTCACACTGCACCGAACCTGGTCCTGAACTTGTTGGGTTTTGCGCTCATCTCCGTCAGATCATGATTTCGTGCTGCAGCTGGGACGCCTTGCCAGATTACATGGAGCACCTGACGTCACTGCACACGCTGCACATCTCGCACTGCCGAAATATTCGGTCGCTTCCAGCACTGCCGCAGTCTCTTGAGCACATACACCTGTATGAGTGCGATGAGTTGTCAATGAGTTCCTGTCGCATAGAGCACCTGACGTCACTGCAGATGCTGACGATTTCTTCTTGCGATGGTACTCTGTCGCTTCCAACACTGCCGCAGTCTATTAAGAACTTCAACCTCCTTACCGACAATGAGGTGTTGCTGAGTTCGTGCAGAACAGCTGGAGATCCAGATTGGCAAAAGATTAAGCACATTCCGTACGCATCAATAG GCAATAGTATGGAAATAGAAGAAACCGCAATGAAAATGGGAGTTGTACAAGACCAGAAGGAAGCGAAGAAGATATTTTATCGTCAATTTTTGAGTGACGTCGTACTGCGTCTAAGTCGTGACTCGTGA